Within the Cryptococcus neoformans var. neoformans B-3501A chromosome 1, whole genome shotgun sequence genome, the region TCTTGAAGTTGGTGCTATATAAGAATGGCCGGCAAACTGACCATATCGGTGCAGTATGCCGCTTCCTTCCCCCGActgctcaagctcttctAATATAGCTCCTGGTCGGACCTTCCTTACAGACGCCAAAGTCCCTGCGAACTGTAAATATATCAGCGTCAATGCCTATTGGGCAAAGAGACGGAAATGAACCTGGTTGAGTTCCTTGTCCGTAAAGGTGAACTTGCTGGAGCTCGCGCGTTTACGGGGCTTTGGAGTGAACGGAACAGTTGATGAGGTGGCTGGGCGAGAGGATGGCATGCCGTGTTGAAGGTacaatgaagaagaatggatcTTGAGGTATTCCAACGAGTCAACAAACACGAACCTGCAGGAGACGCGTACAGACGCGTACCCATTGGTCCTGCCGTTTTATATTATTACGTAACAATGTCCTCCAAATGCTCGCGACGCGATTCATGATGATGCATGGGGGCGGTGCAGGAACTCGTCGTCGGTCTGTGCGAGGGGCGTTGGTGACTGAAAAAAAGCTTATCCAAAGAAGCTTCTCTTGTTGCCGAGCTGCCTGCTACGCCCGGATTTGGGAATGTGGAATTAATTCATGATGCATGGGTGGGTAATAAAGACGCATGCATGCATATACCACTGGGAGCTACAGGCTACAGGAGTATATGCTGCAGGAATCATACATGCAATATGTCCAGCACATATATAGCGCGGGATTCGAAGATAGCGGCAAACTAGAAACGTCGTCACGACGTCACCGCCGTCGAAGATATTTCTGAATCGGCTAAACAAAGCCGACCCAAGTCATCCAAGTCAGCCCAACAAAAAATGCGCATTGCAGTGGAGCACAGCCTGCGCATCACGTCGTGCTCTCCCCGTCCAACATTACGGGCCCTTGGCAAAAGCTGGTATTACAAAAAGCAGTTCAAATGCATTCCTTCCGCAACCGATTTCTTTCAACATTCTCACGACTATGCGTGCCGCATCTaccttccttgcccttgcaGCCTCAACCTCTTATGCTGTAGCGTGAGTAGGACTCGTCTGATTGATGTGTCAAGCTCATCCAGAGTATTATAGCCTCTCGACAGGGTGTACTACTCAACTCGGAGCACTTGCCCTGGGTGATCTTGGGAGTTGTTTGCAGCTCACTTCCCTATTACCCGTTTTGAGTGTGggttcttctctccctgaTCGAGCCATAACTAATCTTGACATTTCCAAGTCCTCCGGCTCAGTGGTCGACTCCGTTAATACTTATCTCAAATCCCTTTGTGGCTCTTCCACTCCTACTTGTTCTAATGACACTCTTACTTCTGCTTCGTCCTCTATCAACTCTGGATGCTCCTCTGATATTAGTGACGGCGGAACAAATGGTGCTGAAGTGACGGCGTTGTTGGCACTAATCAACCACTACGACCAAGCTTATGCTGCGGCTTGCTCCACAAATAGCTCGTAAGTCCCATCAATAAACCTGTGCATCGCAAGTTGCTTACAGTCAACGCCCTCAGAACTGGTGATTACTGTGTGACAGATACTCTTGACACCATTCAGGATGCTTCAGGGTCCAACCTCACCCTCAGTAGTGTCGCTTCGATCCTTTCAGGGACAAGCTCTGATAGCAGCAACATCACTTCGATGTTCAGCTCTGGTCAGCTTTGCACCCAATGTGTTTCTGGAATGTATTACGAAGCTCTTCAAGCCAACTCTAGCATCAGCGACACTACCATCGGCAGAGCTTTGTCATCTGAATGTGGATCAGACTTCGGGCGTGAGTCCATGGATTCAACTAAATGTCATGCAAAAGCTAATAGTTGCTTACAGAAACTTCACCAAACACCACTGCCACGAGCACATCTGGCGATAGTTCTGCCGCTGCCacttcttccgcttcttcgtcgtccgGTCTTGTTTCCGTCCAATATGCGGGTCTGGCTGCCACCGCCGGGATCGCTGGGAGCGTGCTTGGCGCTGTAATCATCGGTTCCACCATAATATTGTAAATCTGACTTTGAACTGTAAGGCAAATTATCTTGGCCCTATAGCACACGTTCAGGTCATAAGTGTATATAAAATGTACTTTCTTTGCCTCATTTCACCTCGGATCGAGGAAGGACGGTATGGACTAAGAAGACATGGACAAAATGGACTTTGGTGCAAGCTTAGTGCATGAACTATTGTATGTGTTATCTCAGCTGAAGCTCGTATCGGGCCATTCAACATCTCTCCGAATCGTCAGGACTTATTCCTTTACCGTCCAATTACTTGATACCGATTaactttcccttccttttcgaTCATATGTCAAAGGCGGGCTTCCTTTGTCCATTTGGGCTGAAATACCCAGGCTCAAACTTTGCTTCATTAGACAAAGGAACAACCTTGGAAGGATGATTCACTGCAATTGTAGGAGCTTACAGCGGTCTTAAGCGATGATCGGTCCCCTCACTTCTCATAAAGGGCGGCTGACGATGATTCAACCAGTAGATCAACAATCGGCCGACTAAATTTATcacattcttcctcctttaATGTTGTCTGATTCAACAAGGGCGGAGtagaaagaaaatgagaaaGGATGTATGGGCCGATGTAACTGATGTACGAGCAGCAGATGCTTAGTTATGGGAAAACAATCCTGCAGTAACCCTCATTTATCTCTCAGTGCTGGTCTCCGAGTCTTGCTCGACTTCTAATATCCTTTACCAcctccattcttctcaATTTCTTGCGTCTCACTAAGAGTAAGAATCATTGTAGTCTTCAACACTGTGATGATCTTCTAACAACGCCTTCTTATATGAACATCAGGACATTGGCAAGAGACGCAAGGACGTTGACCTGTCAGTAGCCGCCCGCCAGTACCTACTtgcttcatcatcatcgataAAGGTCTGGCTGGTTGTTGGGCTTTGTCGATTTTCCTAAGTTtccagaaggagatgatcaTCAGTGACGGAAACATAAATactctctccttcaaatAAAGAATGGGTATCGAAATCGGACCCCGTAAGTTGCTATCTCACTAAATCCTCCACAAGATTTGGCACAAAGCTAATGTTACGGTCGTACGGTCTTGTTTATAAGTCGAAATTGTTGCCATAGCTTCTGCGGGAGTGGCATTAGTCCTCCTGGTCTTCGCTTCTGTATTATATCTGGTCCGAAGGAAATCTAAACGGCAGTTACAGTCACTTCGCGACCATCGTCCTGTCACGTCCGCCACGCCACTCTCACCGTCTCGTCAATCTGAGTTCAATCGAGAAACCTTCTTTGGCTTTGGGGCCACAGGGATGGTCTCCCTACCCCATATTCAGGCCCAGATCGCCTCTAGTCCTAGTACAGCACAAACGTCATTGGTGACTCCTACCAATTCTAGCCACAATGGCAAGAAGCAGAAACTCAAAAAGGCTCGTCTTGGAGATATGGGACGCTCTAGTCCAGAGAGTGGAAGGCGGAAAAGTGAAGAGTTGGTGGTCATTACATACGAAGATGGTCTGCGGAAGCTTGGCATTGATCCCAGTGGAGAAGTACACCGTCCCAACCACATTTTGTATCCAGAGGATTATGATGATACGGAAGAAATTGCAGTTTTTGAACCGCAGATGAAGGGGAGAGTGGACTCCCCAAGAGCAAAGCCTGGCAGGGATAGGGGCGCTGGCCGAGTACCACCTCCAGCCTTAGAGAGTACATGGTTACCAAGCTATTATCATTCGTCTAACAGTGGTGAAATTAATGATGCAGTTTACGAATAGGAATTAGAAGGAATCTGAATCAGGGTACAACAGGAGTCGATAATAAGAGTACATTAATTGGACAATCAAGATATGTCTGGTTCTTTTTTTCGTGGTTTGTACAGATCCTCCCTACTGAATTTATTGACCCATTTTTGACAACATCAGACAGCAGATAATAATCTTCCGTGAATGATCTCTCAGCTCAACTATCAAAACATATACCTGAATGCCTGGTCTTTAGGGCCGCGTCCGAGATATTCTGTTGGCACATCCTTGCTCCCGTAAGACTTGGGTAACCCTTGAGCAAAGTTTCTTCTGCGATTCTCGATGCGCATGTACAGGCCAAAAGAGCACGCCAGGAGGGCAGTGAACCCTCCAAAAGCGGCCGAAGCGGCAAGAGCTGGAATATATTTTGGCTCGTCTTGCGCCTTTCATTATGATTAGTCATGTTTCAAAATATCCTAGGCAAGTAAGACCCACACGAAAGATATTGGCAGAGATTAGTCCACTCGCATTGGCGATGCCAACCATGACGCCTGTCAGAACCACTCGCTTATTTTCAGAGATTGAGTTGTTAGAGTACCAGGTGGATAGTAAGACGGAAGGTGTGTTGGACCCAatgcaaagaagaaaacatGCGCTACGTAAATCGTTGTTAAACAGATATGATACTTTCGAAATGACGAAAAACTTACAAATATGCAACGCCTTTATAGTTGAGGACGTCTATGGTGCCCAAGATAATGAAACCTATGTAACGGTTATTGGGTGCTCAGAGTGCAGCAAAAAAATGCGCTTACCGATCATGGTGATAATTAGCGGTATTACTATATGAATTGCTCTTTCTCGGAAGTAATCACTTGACTGAGTGAACAGTACAAGGAAGCATGTACCAACGATGTTCTGGAGAACGGATCAAATCACTtcagcaacaacatcaTTAGGAATGGGTATCACGCACCGGAGCAACCGTATATAGGTTGGTCTTGACAGTACTGTAGCCTAATCGGCCAACAatttgaggaaggaaattTCCTACTGAAGCTAGGGGCACTCCCAGCCCCAGGGCAAGAAAAGCCCAAACAATGTATCTCCAGTCTTTGATAAATGGCATGAAAGCGTCCTACAGCCGATTGGGTTAAAACGATTTCCGCTTGATACTATCAATGCATATCTCACTCTAAAGTCGACCTAACCTTGGCGTCAGATGCAGCCTAAATGACAATGAAAAAATGACAcccaccttctctccaATCTCGCTGGTGCCGTCTCGCAGCATTCGCATGCGACTTAActgcttttcctcttcattgaAAAACCAGCAAGTTGCCGGACTTCGAGGAAGCCACTAAAAAATCAATTTAGCTAGAGGTTCGATATCATCAGCAGGAACACCGAGAAAACTTACGAAAAAAGCAAAGATCGCGAAAGCAACTGTGCCAGCTCCCTCAATGAGCTAACACAAAAAATCAACTGGTGAGACAGTAAAGACTTAGCGCCTATGAAGAGCCACACTTACAAAGAGATATTGCCAACCATGCAGCCTTCCCGATTTGATCTGGAAGATGCCAAATGCCAGTAAGCCAGAAAATGCCTGAATGTTCTTGGCATTAGGAGACCGAATAAAAAAATCTTAGAGGGACGACTGACACctgagatggaagaagccgCATAGAAAACACCCACACGCCTCGCCAGCTCCCCTCGGGTATAAAACTGACTGAGGTAGAAAACGACCGAAGGTAACCTACAGCGGCATTTATCAGTGTGACAGAGGCATTTAACACTTAGAATACGAACATGGGT harbors:
- a CDS encoding hypothetical protein (Similar to gi|19115907|ref|NP_594995.1| putative transporter [Schizosaccharomyces pombe], FASTA scores: opt: 1639, E(): 3.7e-98, (51.139% identity (80.331% similar) in 483 aa overlap (30-512:31-507))), which encodes MSTFATAATNKAEDCSSEVGMSEKGVEAQDLKDVADIEVQVAGIDRAIERRMLRKQDFGLLPVLATVYLFNALDKGNLSNAKTDGLDKDLGLVGNQYYLMITVFYIPLCLCGTPLSIAAKRFSAARVIPLMMIGFGSCSLLSACVTNFGGLFALRFLLGIFESPMLPSVVFYLSQFYTRGELARRVGVFYAASSISGNIQAFSGLLAFGIFQIKSGRLHGWQYLFLIEGAGTVAFAIFAFFWLPRSPATCWFFNEEEKQLSRMRMLRDGTSEIGEKVDFRDAFMPFIKDWRYIVWAFLALGLGVPLASVGNFLPQIVGRLGYSTVKTNLYTVAPNIVGTCFLVLFTQSSDYFRERAIHIVIPLIITMIGFIILGTIDVLNYKGVAYFACFLLCIGSNTPSVLLSTWYSNNSISENKRVVLTGVMVGIANASGLISANIFRAQDEPKYIPALAASAAFGGFTALLACSFGLYMRIENRRRNFAQGLPKSYGSKDVPTEYLGRGPKDQAFRYMF
- a CDS encoding hypothetical protein (Match to ESTs gb|CF192191.1|CF192191, gb|CF189035.1|CF189035, gb|CF192190.1|CF192190; Similar to gi|46098235|gb|EAK83468.1| hypothetical protein UM02430.1 [Ustilago maydis 521], FASTA scores: opt: 392, E(): 6e-16, (30.714% identity (70.000% similar) in 280 aa overlap (1-261:1-274))), which gives rise to MRAASTFLALAASTSYAVALSTGCTTQLGALALGDLGSCLQLTSLLPVLSSSGSVVDSVNTYLKSLCGSSTPTCSNDTLTSASSSINSGCSSDISDGGTNGAEVTALLALINHYDQAYAAACSTNSSTGDYCVTDTLDTIQDASGSNLTLSSVASILSGTSSDSSNITSMFSSGQLCTQCVSGMYYEALQANSSISDTTIGRALSSECGSDFGQTSPNTTATSTSGDSSAAATSSASSSSGLVSVQYAGLAATAGIAGSVLGAVIIGSTIIL